A region of Maribacter algicola DNA encodes the following proteins:
- a CDS encoding ferritin-like domain-containing protein, translated as MKYSEKISNRLNDLLNRTYDAEKGYKLAQDKVDNPTVKKFLADKVQQRYNFGHELKKEIQAYGELPDKGGSIKGDLHRTWMNLTTTFTSNETEKILEEVERGEKASLEEYNEILNDDEMVLAPSTENMLKKHRDEIQTALRNAKVYEVAVS; from the coding sequence ATGAAGTATTCAGAAAAAATTTCAAACAGATTGAACGATTTATTAAATAGAACATACGACGCCGAAAAAGGCTATAAACTAGCACAGGACAAGGTGGACAACCCGACCGTGAAAAAATTCTTGGCCGATAAAGTGCAGCAGCGCTACAATTTTGGCCATGAGTTGAAAAAAGAAATCCAAGCCTATGGTGAACTGCCAGATAAGGGCGGAAGCATTAAAGGCGATTTGCACAGAACATGGATGAACTTGACTACCACCTTTACGAGTAACGAAACGGAAAAAATTTTAGAAGAAGTTGAACGTGGTGAAAAAGCGAGTCTTGAAGAATATAATGAGATTCTAAATGATGATGAAATGGTATTGGCGCCATCCACAGAGAACATGCTTAAAAAGCATAGGGACGAAATTCAAACGGCATTAAGAAACGCCAAAGTATATGAAGTGGCAGTCTCCTAA
- a CDS encoding CHRD domain-containing protein, producing MKLRKTFRFILPIVMGAMLFTSCSDDDGDFIPPIIDGGDSETYQLSSVSNPDISGTAKIIDNEDNSITVELELQNTPSGGMHPAHIHFNTAAEGGDIAITLGTVDGSTGMSSVTFSTLDDGTAISYEELLDFDGYINVHASADDLATLVAQGDIGQNELNGETKVYELGSVAIEEISGTATFSERVNGEALATIVLNNTPADGMHPGHIHMNTAAEGGDIAFTFNPVNGATGISNTNVSMLDDGTAFGYNDVLTYDGYINIHLSANDLATLVAQGDIGQNELTGESKSYELASVDVEGIDGTATFEERVNGEALATLMLNNTPEDGTHPAHIHMNTAAEGGDIIFTFNPVNGATGKSMTNVTALDDDTSFGYDQVLEVDGYINVHLSADDLATLVAQSDIGQNELTGEAKTYELGSVAVPTISGTATFEERVNGEALATIMLEGTPDGGMHPGHIHANSAAESGDILFTFNPVNGTTGMSKTNVATLDDDTAFGYEDVLVVDGYINIHLSADDLATLVAQGDIGENELTGTSKTYALATVDVPGISGNATFFERVSGNALAVIELTGTPADGVHPAHIHANSAAETGPIIFSFNPVDGTTGMSSTHVEILDDETPFSYQDVLGVDGYINVHLSPDDLATLVAQADIGINE from the coding sequence ATGAAACTAAGAAAAACATTTAGATTTATCCTGCCCATAGTCATGGGCGCAATGCTCTTCACCTCTTGTAGTGATGACGACGGTGACTTTATACCTCCAATAATCGATGGAGGCGATTCCGAAACCTATCAATTGAGCTCCGTTTCCAATCCGGACATATCGGGTACAGCCAAAATTATTGATAACGAGGACAACTCCATTACCGTTGAGCTGGAGCTGCAGAATACCCCAAGTGGAGGAATGCATCCCGCGCATATCCACTTTAATACCGCCGCGGAAGGTGGGGATATAGCAATTACCTTGGGAACGGTGGACGGTTCCACAGGAATGAGTTCCGTTACTTTCTCCACTTTGGACGATGGAACCGCAATTTCCTACGAAGAACTGTTGGATTTTGACGGATATATCAATGTCCATGCCAGTGCAGATGACCTTGCAACTTTGGTTGCCCAAGGTGATATAGGTCAAAATGAACTAAACGGAGAAACCAAAGTTTATGAGCTGGGCAGTGTGGCGATTGAAGAAATTAGCGGTACGGCTACATTTTCAGAAAGAGTAAATGGGGAAGCTTTAGCTACAATTGTATTGAACAATACGCCCGCTGATGGAATGCACCCAGGACACATTCATATGAACACGGCTGCAGAAGGTGGTGATATTGCTTTCACCTTCAATCCAGTCAATGGTGCTACCGGCATAAGTAATACAAACGTCTCTATGTTGGATGACGGTACCGCTTTTGGTTACAACGATGTGCTTACCTATGACGGATATATCAATATCCATTTAAGTGCCAATGACCTGGCGACTTTAGTAGCCCAAGGGGATATTGGACAAAACGAACTGACAGGGGAATCCAAAAGCTATGAACTAGCTTCCGTGGATGTGGAAGGAATTGACGGTACGGCCACTTTTGAAGAGCGGGTCAACGGTGAAGCACTGGCAACACTAATGTTAAATAACACCCCTGAAGACGGAACACATCCTGCACATATTCACATGAATACGGCCGCTGAAGGTGGAGACATCATCTTTACTTTTAATCCTGTAAATGGTGCTACAGGAAAAAGCATGACCAATGTAACCGCGTTGGATGACGATACTTCATTTGGCTACGACCAAGTGTTGGAGGTAGATGGTTATATCAATGTTCATTTAAGTGCCGATGATTTGGCGACTTTGGTTGCACAAAGCGATATTGGACAGAATGAATTGACCGGGGAAGCCAAAACATACGAATTAGGTTCCGTTGCGGTACCGACTATCTCTGGTACAGCGACCTTCGAAGAGCGCGTTAATGGAGAGGCTTTGGCAACTATCATGCTTGAAGGTACTCCAGATGGTGGCATGCACCCAGGACATATCCATGCGAATAGTGCCGCGGAATCAGGTGACATCTTGTTTACGTTTAATCCTGTGAATGGTACCACTGGTATGAGTAAGACGAATGTGGCTACCCTAGATGACGATACCGCTTTTGGATATGAAGATGTACTTGTTGTGGATGGATACATTAATATTCATTTAAGCGCAGACGATTTGGCTACTTTGGTAGCACAAGGTGACATAGGTGAGAATGAATTAACAGGTACTTCCAAAACGTATGCCTTGGCTACGGTAGATGTTCCCGGAATTAGCGGTAATGCAACTTTTTTTGAACGGGTAAGCGGTAATGCCCTGGCGGTAATCGAACTCACAGGAACCCCGGCAGATGGCGTTCACCCAGCCCATATCCATGCAAATAGTGCTGCAGAAACTGGCCCAATTATTTTTAGCTTTAATCCAGTTGACGGGACTACGGGCATGAGTAGCACGCATGTTGAAATCTTGGACGATGAAACCCCGTTCAGTTATCAGGACGTATTGGGTGTTGACGGTTATATAAATGTACATTTAAGTCCGGATGACCTTGCAACTTTGGTTGCACAGGCCGACATAGGAATAAACGAATAA
- a CDS encoding sugar phosphate isomerase/epimerase family protein has protein sequence MNNKKNIVSRRNFISSSAALALGTTLVGPNIFGRNRLLNSPFPNSKIKGVQIGVITYSFRSMPDQSAEATLQYVLESGINAIELMGDPAESFAGKPKSSLDRRTLWGLMRSKREGTITAADEKKLKEMQKAMDVYNEKVATWRSQVSMDKFKELKKMYNDAGVTIYAFKPNAFGKDNTDEEINYGFKAAKALGASHVTLEHPSDDEHTKKLGEMAAKHGIYVAYHGHTQQTPTFWDTALEQSKYNALNLDLGHFVAAGNEAPLDIIADKHDHILSMHIKDRQTPAHGQGNVVWGEGDTPLVEALQMMRDNGYSFPATIELEYDIPEGSDAITEVKNCLAYAKEALEG, from the coding sequence ATGAATAACAAAAAAAACATAGTTTCCAGAAGAAACTTTATTTCGAGTTCCGCCGCTTTAGCCCTTGGGACAACGCTAGTAGGTCCAAATATTTTTGGCAGAAATAGGTTGCTGAATTCACCTTTTCCTAATTCTAAAATAAAAGGGGTACAAATTGGGGTAATTACCTATTCCTTTAGAAGTATGCCTGACCAAAGTGCAGAAGCTACGCTACAATATGTATTGGAATCTGGTATTAACGCCATTGAATTAATGGGGGATCCAGCTGAATCCTTTGCCGGAAAACCCAAAAGTTCTTTGGACAGACGAACGCTTTGGGGATTAATGCGCTCCAAAAGGGAAGGAACAATTACAGCAGCAGATGAAAAAAAATTGAAGGAAATGCAAAAGGCCATGGACGTCTATAATGAAAAAGTGGCTACCTGGAGGTCTCAAGTTTCCATGGACAAGTTTAAGGAACTTAAGAAAATGTATAATGATGCCGGGGTAACCATTTACGCATTCAAACCCAATGCCTTTGGCAAAGACAATACCGATGAAGAAATAAACTATGGGTTCAAGGCTGCAAAGGCATTAGGAGCCTCCCATGTGACCTTGGAACATCCAAGCGATGATGAACACACGAAAAAATTAGGGGAAATGGCTGCGAAACATGGCATCTATGTTGCCTATCACGGACACACCCAACAAACACCTACGTTTTGGGACACGGCTCTGGAACAATCCAAATACAACGCACTAAATCTTGATTTAGGTCATTTTGTGGCCGCTGGTAATGAAGCCCCGTTGGATATCATCGCAGATAAGCATGACCATATTCTGAGTATGCACATTAAGGATAGACAGACACCGGCTCACGGCCAAGGCAACGTGGTATGGGGCGAAGGTGATACACCACTCGTTGAGGCATTGCAAATGATGCGCGACAATGGGTATTCCTTTCCTGCCACCATTGAGTTGGAATATGATATTCCCGAAGGTTCTGATGCCATCACCGAAGTGAAAAATTGTTTGGCCTACGCAAAAGAAGCACTGGAAGGTTAA
- a CDS encoding DUF7133 domain-containing protein — protein MDKDSVAEVISSMSDSLPVVSLPEGADPEHEDWKGADLGPKAPVLPLYPEEEAKKFLLPEGYHIEPILTEPQIQQPGAISFDGNGRMFVLELRTYMLTADSDGTLEPTSRISRWEDADNDGVYETGTVFVDSLIFPRFVLPYGKDAVLTMNSDEDNVYKFTDTDGDGKADKKELFTTNYGRSGNVEHQQAFMYYNMDNWLYSTYNAFRVRETPTGVIRENTGYNRAQWGVTHDDDGKVWFLGGASGLPSQFQQPVHYGNFDYEDNDNYAEGFEEPWGAPVLIGDLQEGMDRVRENNGGPKRVTGAAGNDIYRGDRLPKELYGQLFYGEPVARIVRQVNPVVNEGITTLHNVFQDQKSEFLRSTDPLFRPVDMTTAPDGTMYITDMYHGIIQEGNWTQKGTYLRTKIEQYQLDKVIGLGRIWRITHASKERDKTKPNMLNETPAQLVKHLEHPNGWWRDMAQQLIVLSQDRSIVPELEAMVNNNDNTLARFHALWCLEGLGSLKEKMVKKLMDDPNPRMRIQAMRAGETLYKSGKKSLGEDYLKLLEDKIVDVALQAVLSAHILEVPSFDAALKKLLKSNLAKGIQTIGTQILEPKEVKNWWEVGNNQLTDAQKNSLEKGKVIFNELCVQCHGNDGTGTPVGDGLVMAPALSGSTRVQSHPEYVIKTVMHGLEGPLDGKTYPAGIMVGNKEQSDDWIASIVSYIRTNLSNEATLVSAEDVHSVRTKTEDRKAPYVYDELMTSVPQLLVPNEDWNITASHSVPTRIGGRASPTSAFNFEGWSTGGNQEEGMWFQIEFPEPMSVSEIHFNATPISRGWRPGSPPPLHTFPRGYRLETSMDGSSWKEIEKGEGEQADVSLIFDPDEAKFIRMSLTKNFGPQEDREIPWSMRQMKIYGASKKPVL, from the coding sequence GTGGATAAAGATAGTGTTGCGGAAGTTATTTCCTCCATGTCCGATTCACTTCCAGTTGTTTCCCTACCGGAAGGTGCAGATCCTGAGCATGAAGATTGGAAAGGAGCAGATTTGGGGCCCAAGGCACCAGTGCTACCTTTATATCCGGAGGAAGAGGCAAAAAAGTTTTTATTGCCCGAAGGCTACCATATTGAACCCATTCTCACCGAACCACAAATACAGCAACCCGGGGCGATTTCATTTGACGGAAACGGTCGCATGTTCGTATTGGAACTGCGCACCTATATGCTCACTGCCGATTCTGACGGAACTTTGGAACCTACCAGTAGGATTTCAAGGTGGGAGGATGCCGATAATGATGGTGTTTATGAAACGGGGACGGTCTTCGTAGACAGTCTTATTTTCCCGCGTTTTGTACTACCCTATGGAAAGGATGCCGTGCTGACCATGAATTCCGATGAAGATAATGTGTATAAGTTCACCGATACCGATGGTGACGGAAAAGCTGATAAAAAAGAGCTTTTCACTACCAATTACGGACGCTCTGGTAATGTGGAACACCAACAAGCCTTTATGTATTATAATATGGACAATTGGCTCTACAGTACCTATAACGCTTTTAGAGTACGGGAAACACCTACTGGGGTCATCCGTGAAAATACGGGGTATAACCGAGCACAATGGGGAGTAACACACGATGATGACGGAAAAGTTTGGTTTTTGGGAGGCGCAAGCGGCCTTCCCTCCCAATTTCAACAACCCGTACATTATGGCAATTTCGATTATGAGGATAACGACAATTATGCCGAAGGTTTTGAAGAACCTTGGGGCGCACCTGTTTTGATAGGTGATCTGCAAGAAGGTATGGACCGGGTACGGGAAAATAACGGAGGACCTAAACGGGTTACCGGAGCTGCTGGAAACGACATTTACAGGGGTGACCGATTGCCAAAAGAGCTGTACGGACAGTTATTCTATGGGGAACCTGTGGCCCGGATCGTGCGTCAGGTAAATCCCGTAGTCAATGAAGGAATAACGACCTTGCACAATGTATTTCAAGATCAAAAGTCGGAGTTTTTGAGATCAACTGACCCTTTGTTCCGTCCAGTAGATATGACGACCGCACCAGATGGCACCATGTATATTACCGATATGTACCATGGCATCATACAAGAGGGTAATTGGACACAAAAAGGCACATATCTACGTACCAAAATTGAGCAGTACCAACTGGATAAGGTCATTGGGCTCGGCCGAATCTGGCGTATTACGCATGCTAGCAAGGAACGGGACAAGACCAAACCGAATATGCTCAATGAAACACCGGCCCAACTTGTAAAGCACTTGGAACATCCCAATGGTTGGTGGCGGGACATGGCACAACAGTTGATCGTGTTGTCACAGGATAGGAGTATCGTTCCAGAACTTGAAGCCATGGTTAATAATAACGATAACACATTGGCTCGTTTTCATGCCTTGTGGTGCTTGGAGGGTCTGGGTTCGTTGAAAGAGAAAATGGTTAAAAAATTAATGGACGACCCCAATCCAAGAATGCGTATTCAGGCCATGCGTGCGGGAGAAACATTATACAAATCCGGTAAAAAATCGCTTGGAGAGGATTATTTAAAACTACTTGAGGATAAAATTGTGGATGTGGCCTTACAGGCCGTTTTGTCGGCACACATCCTTGAAGTCCCATCCTTCGACGCGGCCCTTAAAAAATTACTCAAATCGAATTTGGCCAAAGGAATACAGACCATTGGCACACAGATTTTAGAACCAAAAGAAGTCAAAAATTGGTGGGAAGTTGGTAATAATCAGCTTACTGACGCTCAGAAAAACTCATTGGAAAAAGGAAAGGTCATCTTCAATGAACTCTGTGTACAGTGTCATGGAAACGATGGCACAGGAACACCGGTTGGAGATGGTTTGGTCATGGCACCCGCCTTGAGCGGTTCTACCCGGGTACAATCCCACCCGGAATATGTTATTAAAACGGTGATGCACGGACTGGAAGGTCCATTGGATGGAAAAACCTATCCCGCGGGTATTATGGTGGGTAACAAAGAACAATCCGATGATTGGATTGCGTCCATTGTATCCTACATCCGGACCAATTTATCCAATGAAGCCACTTTAGTATCCGCCGAGGATGTCCATAGTGTTAGGACCAAAACGGAGGATCGCAAAGCACCTTATGTCTATGATGAGTTGATGACATCGGTTCCGCAACTCTTGGTACCAAATGAAGATTGGAACATAACGGCGAGCCATTCCGTACCCACACGAATTGGTGGCCGTGCTTCCCCTACCAGTGCATTTAATTTTGAGGGATGGAGTACAGGAGGTAATCAGGAAGAGGGCATGTGGTTTCAAATAGAGTTTCCGGAACCTATGAGCGTCTCTGAAATTCACTTTAACGCAACCCCCATATCCAGAGGTTGGCGTCCCGGATCGCCACCGCCACTTCACACCTTTCCGCGTGGCTATAGATTAGAAACCTCTATGGATGGAAGTTCATGGAAAGAAATTGAAAAAGGCGAAGGAGAGCAGGCAGATGTTTCCCTGATTTTCGACCCCGATGAGGCCAAGTTTATTCGTATGAGCTTAACGAAAAACTTTGGTCCGCAAGAGGACCGTGAAATACCATGGTCCATGAGACAAATGAAGATTTATGGAGCATCAAAAAAACCTGTATTATGA
- the rimM gene encoding ribosome maturation factor RimM (Essential for efficient processing of 16S rRNA) produces the protein MRKEDCFYLGKIVSKYSFKGEVLVKLDTDDPEIYENMESVFVSLGNNLVPFFIKRSRLHKSDLLRIDFEEVKNESDADRIMRCELYLPLSMLPKLTGNKFYYHEVIGFSVVDDVHGDIGIVEGVNDTTSQALFEVKKGDKQLLIPINDEIIKKVDRQSKTITVTTPEGLVDLYLS, from the coding sequence ATGCGAAAGGAAGATTGTTTCTACCTAGGCAAAATCGTTTCAAAATATAGTTTTAAGGGGGAGGTCCTTGTTAAATTGGATACGGATGACCCCGAGATTTACGAAAATATGGAATCAGTATTCGTTTCTTTAGGAAACAATCTGGTTCCATTTTTTATTAAACGTTCCCGGTTGCATAAATCCGACTTACTTCGCATCGACTTTGAGGAAGTGAAAAATGAGTCGGATGCGGACAGAATCATGCGCTGCGAACTCTACTTGCCTTTATCCATGTTGCCAAAACTTACGGGCAATAAGTTCTATTATCATGAGGTTATCGGCTTTAGTGTTGTAGACGATGTCCATGGGGACATAGGAATTGTTGAAGGTGTAAACGATACTACCTCCCAAGCACTTTTCGAGGTTAAAAAAGGGGACAAACAGTTGTTGATCCCCATCAATGATGAAATCATTAAAAAAGTAGACAGGCAGTCGAAGACCATAACCGTTACTACTCCAGAAGGTCTGGTAGACCTATATCTTTCTTAA
- a CDS encoding tRNA1(Val) (adenine(37)-N6)-methyltransferase: MKETFCFKKFKIDQERCAMKIGTDGVLLGAWTDVDFEPQSILDIGAGTGVLSLMLAQRCDALTIDALEIDENAYEQCVDNFEASPWGDRLYCYHAGLDEFVDEMDEVYDLIISNPPFYSEKVSSGNTLRDLARQNDTLPFTELVEGVSKLLSDAGRFSVIIPFKETEVFINLANAEALYALRVCHIKGHEDAPFKRSLIEFSRTKADTIVEVLIIEKERHVYTNEYIALTKDFYLKM, translated from the coding sequence TTGAAGGAAACTTTTTGCTTTAAAAAATTTAAAATTGACCAAGAACGTTGTGCGATGAAAATTGGGACCGATGGAGTCCTTTTAGGCGCGTGGACGGATGTTGATTTTGAGCCACAATCCATTTTGGATATTGGTGCAGGTACAGGTGTATTATCCCTAATGTTGGCCCAAAGATGCGATGCGCTTACCATCGATGCGCTTGAAATCGATGAAAATGCCTACGAACAATGTGTGGATAATTTTGAAGCTTCTCCTTGGGGCGACCGACTCTATTGCTACCATGCCGGATTGGACGAGTTTGTCGATGAAATGGATGAGGTATATGATTTGATCATTAGTAATCCTCCTTTCTACAGTGAAAAGGTTTCCAGTGGCAACACTCTAAGGGATTTGGCACGCCAGAACGATACATTGCCTTTTACGGAATTGGTGGAAGGTGTTTCCAAATTATTGTCCGATGCGGGTCGGTTTTCGGTCATAATTCCTTTTAAGGAAACTGAAGTATTTATCAATTTGGCGAATGCCGAAGCTCTTTATGCTTTGAGAGTCTGCCATATCAAAGGTCATGAGGATGCCCCTTTCAAAAGAAGTCTGATCGAATTTTCAAGAACAAAGGCCGATACAATAGTTGAAGTTTTGATTATAGAGAAAGAAAGGCATGTGTATACCAACGAATATATTGCACTGACCAAAGACTTTTATCTAAAAATGTAA
- a CDS encoding 30S ribosomal protein S16 produces MPVKIRLQRHGKKGKPFYWVVAADSRAKRDGKFLEKLGIYNPNTNPATIELDVDSSVKWLQNGAQPTDTAKAILSYKGVLLKRHLLGGVAKGALTEEQVEEKFNAWVAEKETAIDAKKGGLDKAKEEAKAKALAAEKEINEKRAAEAVAAELPETPEGESAEEEVEAVQEAPEMPEEAPAAPEMKEEEAPKDGE; encoded by the coding sequence ATGCCAGTAAAAATTAGATTACAGAGACACGGTAAAAAAGGTAAACCATTTTATTGGGTGGTTGCCGCCGATTCAAGAGCCAAACGTGATGGTAAATTCTTGGAAAAATTAGGAATCTACAATCCTAATACGAACCCAGCTACTATAGAATTAGATGTTGATAGTTCCGTTAAATGGTTACAGAACGGTGCACAGCCAACAGATACTGCAAAAGCGATTCTTTCTTATAAAGGAGTTCTTTTGAAGAGACATTTGTTGGGAGGTGTTGCCAAGGGGGCCTTGACCGAGGAGCAGGTAGAAGAAAAATTTAACGCTTGGGTAGCTGAAAAAGAAACTGCAATTGATGCCAAAAAAGGTGGATTGGATAAAGCAAAAGAAGAAGCCAAGGCAAAAGCATTGGCTGCTGAAAAGGAAATAAATGAGAAGAGAGCTGCCGAAGCTGTGGCTGCAGAACTTCCTGAAACCCCAGAAGGCGAGAGTGCAGAGGAGGAAGTTGAAGCTGTACAAGAAGCTCCAGAAATGCCAGAAGAGGCCCCTGCCGCTCCTGAAATGAAGGAGGAGGAAGCTCCTAAAGACGGCGAGTAG
- a CDS encoding sulfatase family protein, with protein MKHLNFNGIVFFTLLLIQSCEETKVKTTSDENRPPNVVLIFTDDQGYNDVGVFGAGDIKTPNLDQMAKEGLKLTSFYAAQAVCSASRAGILTGCYPNRIGIHNALMPNSKVGLNPEETTLAEILKAKGYATGIFGKWHLGDAPEFMPNNQGFDEYFGIPYSNDMWPLHPQQGPVFNFGPLELYHNEKVIDTLTDQSNLTTMITERSVSFINSNKDKPFFLYVPHPQPHVPLFVSDKFKGKSDRGLYGDVIMELDWSVGEILKALDKNGLTENTIVIFTSDNGPWLAYGNHAGSAYPLREGKGTAWEGGQREPFLIKYPKKIPADRVVDAPVMAIDILPTIAEATNAQLPQKKIDGKSAWSLFTGLTENSPQKAYFYYYHVNELFGVRYGKWKLYFPHTYRTMEGQEPGKDGLPGDYKLVDLEEIELYDLENDESETKNMAGEYPEVVEVIKAMADAMRAELGDSLMGMEGSERREPGRAK; from the coding sequence ATGAAACATTTAAATTTTAATGGAATTGTCTTTTTTACCCTACTTTTAATACAGTCTTGCGAAGAAACCAAGGTGAAAACTACATCGGATGAAAATCGACCACCCAATGTCGTTTTGATCTTTACGGACGACCAAGGCTATAATGACGTAGGAGTTTTTGGGGCTGGTGATATAAAGACCCCTAACCTGGACCAAATGGCAAAAGAGGGGTTGAAATTGACAAGTTTCTATGCCGCACAAGCAGTTTGCTCCGCATCTAGGGCAGGTATCCTGACGGGATGCTACCCTAATAGGATTGGCATCCATAATGCATTGATGCCAAACAGTAAGGTTGGACTTAACCCAGAGGAAACTACTTTGGCAGAAATACTAAAAGCAAAGGGGTATGCTACAGGAATTTTTGGTAAATGGCACTTGGGAGATGCACCCGAATTTATGCCCAATAATCAAGGATTTGATGAATATTTTGGGATTCCTTATTCCAACGATATGTGGCCTTTGCATCCACAGCAAGGGCCGGTATTTAATTTTGGCCCCTTGGAACTTTATCACAATGAGAAAGTAATAGATACGCTTACTGATCAATCCAATCTGACCACGATGATTACGGAAAGAAGTGTCAGTTTTATTAATAGCAACAAGGACAAACCATTTTTTCTATATGTTCCCCACCCACAACCCCATGTACCCTTGTTTGTTTCTGATAAGTTCAAGGGAAAATCGGATAGGGGGCTATATGGCGATGTGATTATGGAACTGGATTGGTCCGTGGGCGAAATTTTAAAAGCTCTGGACAAGAATGGTCTCACCGAAAACACGATTGTAATTTTTACGTCGGACAATGGACCTTGGCTCGCCTATGGAAATCATGCCGGTAGTGCATATCCTCTCAGGGAAGGCAAAGGTACGGCTTGGGAAGGCGGCCAGCGGGAACCTTTTCTGATAAAATATCCTAAGAAAATACCCGCGGATAGGGTGGTGGACGCACCGGTCATGGCCATCGATATTTTGCCAACCATCGCCGAGGCAACAAATGCCCAATTGCCCCAAAAGAAAATAGACGGTAAAAGTGCTTGGAGTCTGTTCACGGGCCTAACCGAGAATAGTCCCCAAAAGGCCTATTTCTATTACTATCACGTCAATGAACTGTTTGGGGTGCGCTATGGAAAATGGAAACTGTATTTTCCCCATACCTATAGAACCATGGAAGGTCAGGAACCGGGCAAGGACGGTCTGCCAGGTGATTATAAATTGGTCGATTTGGAAGAAATAGAATTGTATGATTTGGAAAATGATGAAAGTGAGACCAAAAACATGGCCGGGGAATATCCGGAAGTTGTGGAAGTAATTAAGGCTATGGCCGATGCAATGCGTGCCGAGTTGGGTGATAGCCTTATGGGAATGGAAGGCAGCGAACGCAGGGAGCCTGGAAGAGCCAAATAG